The Sinorhizobium meliloti genome includes a window with the following:
- a CDS encoding adenylate/guanylate cyclase domain-containing protein, translating to MAKESIRRRLAAILAADTVGYSRLMERDEKSTHTLLMARWKEVLEPLVGIHQGRVFKRTGDGVLVEFGSAVNAVECAAALQQAMAAANRDLPEDRAIVLRVGVNLGDIMVEDSDLFGDGVNVAARIEALADPGGVAISDGIHEYVHGRTDIAFVDSGYHEVKNIERPVHIWTWSPKDHAREPLNIAAEPPPQLPAKPSIAVLPFDNMSGDPEQGYFADGITEDIITDLSKVSGLFVIARNSSFAYKGKTPDIRKVSRELGVRYVLEGSVRRAANRIRINAQMIDGTTGGHLWAERYDRGLEDIFAVQDEVTRTIVNALRVKLTAGEEERRESRGKVDPEAYDLLVRSRQAILQFNALSSMEARRMLHRVLEIDPGMAAAHASLSIIALTDFINQWNGATPDNLTQALGLAQEAIDTDGSEPQGHYTLALALSWMRRLDEAEQAAERAIELDPNSANAYTALGTIRDFQGRHEEALALYTRAHRLDPQFDLSLHFQGRALLNLGRFDEAEVAFKRRLLLAPRSDMTRFYLACLYGRTGRHEEARGYWREVLGVNPSFSVDHLRRSLPYQDPHLMDRLVEGLREAGVSI from the coding sequence ATGGCCAAGGAATCCATCAGACGCCGGCTTGCAGCCATTCTCGCCGCTGATACGGTCGGTTACAGCCGGCTCATGGAGCGGGACGAAAAGAGCACCCACACTTTGCTTATGGCTCGGTGGAAAGAGGTGCTGGAGCCGCTCGTCGGTATTCATCAGGGCCGTGTCTTCAAGAGGACTGGTGACGGCGTGCTCGTAGAGTTCGGCAGCGCGGTCAACGCCGTCGAATGCGCTGCAGCACTTCAGCAGGCCATGGCGGCCGCAAACAGAGACCTGCCGGAAGACCGTGCCATCGTACTCCGCGTCGGTGTCAATCTCGGCGACATCATGGTTGAGGACAGCGATCTCTTCGGCGACGGGGTCAATGTAGCTGCCCGCATCGAGGCGCTTGCCGACCCCGGCGGCGTGGCGATTTCGGATGGAATTCATGAATATGTGCATGGCCGCACCGATATCGCCTTCGTCGACAGTGGTTATCATGAAGTCAAGAACATCGAGCGGCCGGTGCACATCTGGACCTGGTCGCCTAAGGACCACGCGAGGGAGCCCCTTAATATCGCTGCCGAACCGCCCCCGCAGCTTCCGGCGAAGCCGTCCATAGCCGTCCTTCCATTTGACAACATGTCCGGCGACCCGGAGCAAGGTTACTTCGCCGATGGTATTACTGAAGACATCATCACGGATCTCTCGAAGGTTTCCGGCCTTTTCGTAATCGCCCGAAATTCCTCTTTCGCCTACAAAGGCAAGACGCCGGACATCCGCAAGGTGAGCCGGGAACTCGGTGTACGCTATGTCCTGGAAGGCAGCGTACGCAGGGCGGCCAACCGCATCCGCATCAACGCCCAGATGATCGACGGCACGACCGGCGGCCATTTGTGGGCAGAGCGTTACGATCGGGGGCTTGAAGATATTTTCGCCGTTCAGGACGAGGTGACGCGCACCATCGTCAATGCGCTGCGCGTCAAGCTGACCGCCGGCGAGGAGGAGCGGCGCGAGAGCCGCGGCAAGGTCGATCCAGAGGCCTATGACCTGCTCGTCCGCTCCCGTCAGGCGATCCTGCAGTTCAACGCGTTGTCCTCCATGGAGGCCCGCCGCATGCTGCACCGCGTCCTCGAGATCGATCCAGGGATGGCGGCTGCCCACGCTTCGCTTTCGATTATCGCCTTGACCGACTTCATCAACCAGTGGAACGGCGCGACGCCTGACAATCTCACACAGGCACTTGGGCTGGCCCAAGAGGCAATCGATACCGACGGTTCCGAGCCGCAAGGTCACTACACACTCGCGCTTGCCCTTTCCTGGATGCGGCGTCTGGACGAGGCAGAGCAGGCTGCAGAGCGGGCTATCGAACTCGACCCCAATTCCGCCAACGCCTATACGGCACTCGGTACCATTCGGGATTTCCAGGGCCGGCACGAAGAGGCTTTGGCGCTGTATACACGAGCCCACCGGCTGGACCCCCAATTCGACCTGTCGCTGCATTTCCAAGGGAGGGCTCTGTTGAATCTCGGCCGTTTTGACGAGGCCGAGGTCGCCTTCAAACGTCGGTTATTGCTTGCGCCCCGGTCGGATATGACGCGCTTTTATCTTGCCTGCCTCTATGGTCGTACCGGGCGGCATGAAGAAGCGCGAGGCTACTGGCGGGAGGTATTGGGGGTCAACCCGAGCTTTTCCGTCGATCACCTGAGGCGATCTTTACCCTACCAAGATCCCCATCTGATGGACCGGCTGGTGGAAGGTCTCCGTGAGGCGGGAGTCTCTATCTAG
- a CDS encoding mechanosensitive ion channel family protein, with translation MDFMQMVRPLEIWLRTFVLSEWTFYQLGIIAAGYVFASFVASRTEPAMESRARRIKGNPDLLRVIIAFMRRLKWLFLTLWLWLASVILKQGTWPSQRWLIATALSLAAAWFIISVLTKIIRNPTLSRLVAMVSWGYLAVYATGLDGPILSALDAAAVNLGVMRLSLLIVLKAVVLTVALIWVAVLVGNVLAHWVQRSGDLSPSFKVLISKVIKIALIMIAGAIALSATGIDLTALTVFSGAVGVGVGFGLQKVVSNFISGIIILLDKSIKPGDTITLGDTFGSIRDLRARFVSVITRDGKEYLIPNEDFISQQVVNWSFSSDYVRIDVDFGTSYDSDPHEVVRIAVETASAVPRVVNDYKAPVCWMTAFGASSLDFRLRFWISDPANGLTNVRGQVLMALWDSFKEAGVSIPFPHREIIMKTPVEIQRPPRG, from the coding sequence GTGGATTTCATGCAGATGGTTCGACCGCTTGAAATCTGGCTCAGGACATTCGTGCTCAGCGAATGGACATTCTATCAGCTTGGGATTATCGCCGCCGGGTACGTTTTCGCCTCCTTCGTCGCATCGAGAACCGAGCCGGCGATGGAATCCAGGGCTCGGCGTATCAAGGGCAATCCAGATCTGCTGCGCGTCATCATCGCCTTCATGCGCCGCCTGAAATGGCTTTTTCTGACCCTTTGGTTGTGGCTTGCGAGCGTCATTCTCAAACAGGGTACCTGGCCGTCACAACGATGGCTGATCGCTACGGCGCTGTCCCTGGCGGCCGCCTGGTTCATAATTTCCGTGCTGACCAAGATTATCCGCAACCCGACCCTGTCGCGCCTGGTTGCCATGGTAAGCTGGGGATACCTCGCCGTATATGCCACCGGCCTTGACGGTCCTATCCTGTCGGCGCTCGATGCTGCCGCAGTCAATCTGGGCGTGATGCGTCTTTCACTGCTGATCGTTCTGAAGGCGGTTGTTCTGACAGTCGCCCTTATCTGGGTCGCAGTGCTCGTCGGCAATGTGCTTGCCCATTGGGTTCAGCGTTCGGGTGACCTTTCGCCATCGTTCAAAGTGCTGATCAGCAAGGTCATCAAGATCGCTCTAATCATGATCGCCGGTGCAATAGCATTGTCCGCGACAGGTATCGATCTCACGGCGCTGACGGTCTTTTCGGGTGCTGTCGGAGTCGGCGTCGGCTTCGGACTGCAGAAGGTCGTGTCCAATTTCATTTCCGGAATCATCATCCTGCTCGACAAATCGATCAAGCCCGGCGACACGATTACGCTTGGCGACACGTTCGGATCCATCCGCGACCTCCGCGCGCGTTTCGTGTCGGTCATTACCCGCGATGGGAAGGAATACCTCATCCCCAATGAGGACTTCATCTCGCAACAGGTGGTGAACTGGTCGTTTTCGAGCGACTACGTCCGCATCGACGTCGATTTCGGCACCTCCTACGACAGCGATCCGCATGAGGTGGTACGGATCGCCGTCGAAACCGCATCGGCCGTTCCCCGCGTCGTCAATGACTACAAGGCGCCCGTCTGCTGGATGACCGCCTTTGGTGCCTCCTCGCTGGATTTCCGACTGCGGTTCTGGATCTCCGATCCGGCAAACGGCCTGACGAATGTGCGCGGCCAAGTTCTGATGGCACTATGGGATTCATTCAAAGAGGCTGGGGTGTCCATCCCCTTTCCGCATCGAGAAATCATCATGAAGACGCCGGTGGAGATTCAGCGGCCGCCGCGAGGATAG
- a CDS encoding pilus assembly protein N-terminal domain-containing protein, producing the protein MSRSSKGAVLLLAISALVRPAAADEQKTATIPVQQRSTGAEGVERLVVDFAKTVALPRPASTVIIGNTGIAQASLSDDRTVILTGKTPGSTNLIVIDSDGAEVANLVLDVVASSGRLVTVHQGARRATFTCARRCDPVLLVGDDADHFNATASQIAARNGFSAPSPDNQQ; encoded by the coding sequence ATGTCCAGGAGCTCAAAAGGGGCCGTCTTGTTGCTGGCGATATCAGCTCTGGTCAGGCCCGCAGCAGCGGACGAGCAAAAAACGGCTACTATTCCGGTTCAGCAAAGGAGCACAGGAGCCGAAGGGGTGGAGCGGCTTGTCGTCGACTTTGCCAAGACCGTTGCGCTTCCTCGGCCGGCGAGCACAGTCATCATCGGCAACACGGGAATAGCACAAGCAAGCCTGAGCGACGACAGGACCGTGATCCTCACCGGCAAGACACCCGGCTCTACGAACCTGATCGTGATCGACAGCGACGGCGCCGAAGTGGCGAACCTCGTTCTGGATGTCGTTGCGAGCAGCGGCCGTCTGGTCACGGTTCATCAGGGCGCGCGGCGGGCGACCTTCACATGCGCGAGGCGCTGCGACCCGGTTCTGCTCGTCGGAGACGACGCTGACCACTTCAACGCCACGGCCTCTCAAATTGCCGCGCGCAACGGCTTTTCCGCCCCCTCCCCAGACAACCAGCAGTGA
- a CDS encoding pilus assembly protein TadG-related protein, with amino-acid sequence MSKRIDAIGEASRSPRRQRLARRFLTAEDGAVAVIAAVAFPVLVGAMGLGVETGYWYLEKRKLQHAADVSAYAAAVRHRAGDQQSALETAARRVAGGSGFSPGDLTVSTAPGSAGGSNKVTVELTETHPRMFSSVFGTGTITMKARAVAQVTGGSKACVLALSNSASGAVTVTGSTEVLLSGCSVVSNSNAADAFLMKNGSALMSTDCVYTVGEAVTTTGLTLTGCSKPVQQVPPTPDPFASVAEPDKLHIQQLPCRDLTYVSNSTYVFDRLASGVEAIRFCGGVDIKGTITLKPGLYIIDGGELTITAGAKLTGEGVTFFFTNSAAANLLGNADIDLSAPTSGPFAGLLFFSSRQSAGVLHKITGNSESTLVGNLYAPTGKIDFTGNSTVSGGCTQIIADQVTFTGNSTMETCASPTEEILVGRTVSLIE; translated from the coding sequence ATGAGCAAGAGAATTGACGCAATCGGTGAAGCGAGCCGTTCGCCTCGGCGACAAAGGCTCGCACGCCGATTTCTCACTGCCGAAGACGGCGCCGTCGCCGTCATCGCTGCCGTCGCTTTTCCCGTGCTCGTCGGTGCGATGGGTTTGGGGGTCGAGACGGGGTACTGGTATCTGGAAAAGCGTAAACTGCAGCATGCGGCGGACGTATCGGCCTATGCCGCAGCCGTGCGCCATCGCGCAGGTGATCAACAATCCGCACTCGAGACCGCCGCGCGCAGGGTAGCAGGTGGCTCCGGGTTTTCGCCTGGGGACCTCACCGTGTCCACGGCCCCGGGCTCTGCCGGTGGATCGAACAAGGTGACGGTCGAGTTGACCGAGACACATCCACGCATGTTTTCTTCCGTGTTCGGCACTGGGACCATCACCATGAAGGCACGCGCGGTCGCTCAGGTCACTGGCGGCTCCAAGGCTTGCGTGCTTGCGCTGTCGAACTCCGCTTCGGGCGCCGTCACCGTAACCGGCTCAACGGAAGTCCTATTGTCCGGCTGCAGCGTGGTTTCCAATTCTAATGCCGCCGACGCCTTTCTGATGAAGAACGGCAGCGCGCTAATGTCGACCGATTGCGTGTATACCGTCGGCGAAGCCGTAACGACGACGGGCCTCACGCTTACCGGTTGCAGCAAACCCGTCCAGCAGGTTCCGCCGACGCCGGATCCTTTTGCATCCGTCGCCGAGCCCGACAAACTGCACATTCAGCAGCTTCCTTGCCGAGATCTGACCTATGTCTCGAACTCCACCTATGTCTTCGACCGGCTTGCAAGCGGAGTCGAGGCAATCCGTTTCTGCGGCGGAGTGGACATCAAGGGAACGATCACGCTAAAGCCTGGCCTCTATATCATAGACGGCGGCGAACTGACGATAACGGCCGGGGCAAAACTCACCGGCGAAGGCGTTACCTTTTTCTTCACCAATTCGGCGGCCGCCAATCTGCTGGGCAACGCCGACATCGATCTGTCCGCTCCGACCAGCGGACCCTTTGCTGGCCTGCTGTTTTTCTCCAGTCGCCAAAGTGCCGGCGTACTCCATAAGATAACAGGCAATTCCGAGTCGACCCTGGTTGGAAACCTCTACGCGCCGACGGGCAAAATCGACTTCACCGGAAACTCGACCGTTTCCGGAGGGTGTACGCAGATCATTGCTGATCAGGTCACTTTCACGGGCAATTCGACAATGGAGACCTGCGCCTCGCCGACGGAGGAGATCCTGGTCGGTCGGACCGTGTCGCTGATCGAGTGA
- a CDS encoding A24 family peptidase codes for MISTSAAWFAFLLFAGAMTYAGIRDVATMTISNRLVVFLVIAFAILAPAAGLNLATVMSSVVVASAVLACTFVLFAAGWIGGGDAKLLPVAVLWLGADLALPFILYTSVIGAALTVGLLQLRRVPLPLALKKNAWAKRLLDRETGIPYGAAMAPAALLLLPESHWCSVLL; via the coding sequence ATGATCTCGACATCCGCAGCTTGGTTCGCTTTCCTGCTTTTCGCCGGAGCGATGACTTACGCCGGCATCAGGGACGTGGCGACGATGACCATATCCAACCGCCTGGTCGTCTTCCTGGTGATCGCCTTCGCCATTCTTGCGCCCGCTGCAGGTCTGAACCTCGCGACGGTCATGTCGAGCGTTGTCGTTGCCTCCGCCGTGCTCGCTTGCACTTTCGTACTCTTTGCTGCCGGCTGGATCGGCGGCGGTGACGCAAAACTGCTGCCAGTTGCCGTGCTCTGGCTCGGCGCCGACCTTGCGCTCCCCTTCATCCTCTACACGTCGGTCATCGGCGCGGCCCTGACCGTTGGGCTTCTTCAGCTTCGACGGGTACCTCTACCGCTCGCCCTGAAGAAAAACGCCTGGGCGAAGCGTCTTCTCGACCGCGAGACGGGCATTCCCTATGGCGCAGCTATGGCGCCGGCTGCCCTTCTGCTGCTTCCGGAAAGCCACTGGTGCTCCGTCCTCCTTTAA
- the cpaB gene encoding Flp pilus assembly protein CpaB, producing the protein MIRIVILLLALASGGAASWLALGTGDQRAVEVAEVQETPSQEVLVAAAELKRGAVIEENQLRWQPWEGEIPPVFISRSSRPDATTALKGSLALSGFVAGEPIRDDKLAQGGTGYLSSLLPSGKRAIAVRVTAESTAGGFILPNDHVDIIHTVARPDASGDAGKVVSRAILSNIRVLAVDQTVSQASDGASVIGKTATLEVDPEQISAVAAAEASGTVSLALRAITDNHEASVVEAEGTRPGVVRFFNGGRMSMVEVPSRSGGS; encoded by the coding sequence ATGATCCGTATCGTCATTCTCCTGCTCGCACTGGCATCCGGTGGGGCCGCCTCCTGGCTGGCGCTCGGCACCGGCGATCAGCGCGCGGTCGAGGTTGCAGAGGTTCAAGAAACGCCCTCGCAGGAGGTGCTCGTCGCAGCTGCAGAGCTCAAGCGCGGTGCAGTGATCGAAGAGAACCAGCTGCGTTGGCAGCCGTGGGAGGGCGAAATCCCCCCTGTCTTCATCAGCCGCAGCTCCCGACCCGATGCGACGACAGCGCTCAAGGGTTCGCTCGCCCTAAGCGGCTTCGTAGCGGGAGAACCCATTCGCGACGACAAGCTTGCGCAGGGCGGCACGGGCTATCTGTCCAGCTTGCTGCCTTCGGGAAAGCGGGCGATTGCCGTTCGCGTCACGGCCGAGAGCACCGCCGGTGGCTTCATCCTGCCGAACGACCATGTCGACATTATTCACACCGTCGCCCGGCCTGACGCCTCCGGCGACGCCGGTAAGGTCGTCAGCCGGGCGATTTTATCCAACATTCGCGTCCTCGCGGTCGATCAGACCGTTTCACAGGCATCCGATGGAGCCTCGGTGATCGGGAAGACCGCCACGCTCGAAGTAGATCCCGAACAGATCTCAGCCGTCGCGGCGGCGGAAGCCTCCGGCACGGTTTCGCTCGCACTTCGTGCGATTACCGACAATCACGAAGCCTCGGTCGTGGAAGCAGAGGGAACCCGACCCGGCGTGGTGCGCTTTTTCAACGGCGGACGCATGTCGATGGTGGAAGTTCCCTCCCGTTCCGGCGGCAGCTGA
- a CDS encoding AAA family ATPase produces the protein MEIPNMKQLDSETREAPQPMTAAPLLPIPKVDIAVFCQSEEVREAAGTAAIDRRMARATVTVKAGGMKEATALYGGVTSPNLVVVESDDGEARLMATLETLAMECVTGTKVIVIGRSNDVGLYKKLLDAGVSDYLVKPLEPMDFVAAVHRCFRDSTEEKLGRIVAFVGAKGGTGSSTLAHNVAYAMSKRVDADVLLADLDLQSGTLGLNFDIEAKHGMVDVLQSPDRLDDVLLRRLAVSYTDRLHLLPATTDLDKFINLREGDVDHLLDVARSSSWHVVVDLPHILTQWTRKILLEADEIVVTATPDLAGMRNAKNLIDFLKKARPNDPPPRLVLNKVGTPKLQEIKPKDFVAAVGLEESVSLAFEPSLFGAAANHGRLVIESAPDSKAGKAIVSLAWRVGGTRERRTRQKGVKALLQKVFKRGKPKAPSTLRKKAGELKTSEAGASAVEFALVAPVLALGLVATADLGLAIHERMTIDHVLRAGAQAALADPGAAQVQKVLVSTLAQSPRLASATLPAVKRYCACPENADVAPEAAPQCGTVTCANAKPQFVYYRLAAAKSYRPMSLPAVLPVFELGSSMQVQVQ, from the coding sequence ATGGAAATTCCGAACATGAAACAGCTCGATAGCGAAACCAGGGAAGCACCGCAGCCGATGACCGCTGCACCGCTGTTGCCCATACCGAAGGTGGACATCGCCGTCTTCTGCCAGTCGGAAGAGGTGAGAGAGGCCGCCGGCACGGCGGCGATCGATCGTCGCATGGCGCGCGCCACCGTAACGGTGAAGGCCGGAGGAATGAAAGAGGCGACTGCGCTTTATGGCGGCGTAACATCGCCGAACCTCGTCGTCGTAGAGAGCGACGATGGCGAGGCCCGTCTGATGGCCACCTTGGAAACGCTCGCAATGGAGTGTGTCACGGGGACCAAGGTCATCGTCATCGGCCGCTCCAACGATGTGGGTCTCTACAAGAAGCTTCTGGACGCCGGTGTAAGCGACTATCTCGTCAAGCCGCTCGAGCCGATGGACTTCGTCGCGGCGGTGCACCGCTGCTTCCGCGACTCTACCGAGGAAAAGCTGGGGCGCATCGTCGCATTCGTCGGTGCCAAGGGAGGAACCGGCTCCTCCACGCTCGCGCACAACGTGGCATACGCCATGTCCAAGCGGGTGGATGCCGATGTTCTTCTGGCGGATCTTGATCTTCAGTCCGGTACGCTCGGACTGAACTTCGACATCGAGGCGAAACACGGCATGGTGGATGTGCTCCAGAGCCCCGATCGTCTCGACGACGTGCTGCTGCGACGCCTGGCGGTCAGCTACACGGACCGCCTGCACCTGCTTCCGGCGACCACGGATCTCGACAAGTTCATTAATCTTCGGGAGGGCGATGTCGATCATCTCCTCGACGTCGCTCGTTCGAGCTCGTGGCATGTCGTCGTCGATCTGCCGCACATTCTGACGCAGTGGACGAGGAAGATCCTGCTAGAGGCGGACGAAATCGTCGTGACGGCGACGCCCGACCTGGCCGGCATGCGCAATGCCAAGAACCTGATCGATTTCCTGAAGAAGGCGCGGCCGAACGATCCGCCGCCGCGGCTTGTGCTGAACAAGGTTGGCACCCCGAAACTTCAGGAGATCAAGCCGAAGGATTTCGTGGCGGCTGTCGGCCTGGAAGAGAGTGTCTCTCTGGCATTCGAGCCGTCCTTGTTCGGCGCGGCGGCCAATCATGGCCGGCTGGTCATCGAGTCGGCACCGGATTCGAAGGCGGGAAAAGCCATAGTTTCGCTCGCCTGGCGGGTTGGCGGGACGCGGGAGAGACGGACGCGGCAGAAAGGGGTCAAAGCTTTGCTGCAGAAGGTCTTCAAACGCGGCAAGCCGAAGGCTCCGTCCACGTTGCGCAAGAAGGCCGGGGAATTGAAGACGTCCGAGGCCGGTGCTTCGGCGGTCGAATTCGCGCTGGTCGCGCCGGTCCTCGCTCTCGGTCTCGTGGCTACGGCCGATCTCGGTCTTGCGATCCATGAGCGCATGACGATCGACCATGTCCTGCGCGCCGGTGCGCAGGCCGCTCTGGCCGATCCCGGCGCGGCGCAGGTCCAAAAGGTGCTCGTTTCCACCTTGGCCCAGAGCCCGCGTCTGGCGAGTGCCACGCTGCCGGCAGTGAAGCGCTACTGCGCCTGCCCGGAAAATGCCGATGTCGCACCTGAAGCCGCGCCGCAATGCGGAACGGTGACCTGCGCGAACGCGAAACCGCAATTCGTGTATTATCGGCTCGCGGCTGCAAAGTCCTATCGGCCCATGTCCCTGCCGGCGGTACTTCCCGTGTTCGAGCTCGGGTCCTCCATGCAGGTGCAAGTCCAATGA
- a CDS encoding TadE/TadG family type IV pilus assembly protein, giving the protein MRAPPAILRRLFRSQSGATAVEFALVCLPLLLLVFGIIEFGRAFYVRNELSHAVDVAARRVLIGQIARDATDSEALTKLAGAVRESFHSGDPTLLTIAVTKETVDGIAFRVLSIRYPFTFVVPGLAQSPVSLNLSRRIPIG; this is encoded by the coding sequence ATGAGGGCTCCGCCCGCCATCCTCCGCCGTCTGTTTCGGAGTCAGTCAGGCGCTACGGCGGTGGAATTCGCGCTCGTCTGCCTGCCTTTGCTGCTGCTCGTCTTCGGCATCATCGAGTTCGGCCGCGCCTTTTACGTGCGCAATGAACTCTCGCACGCCGTCGACGTTGCCGCTCGGCGGGTGCTGATCGGGCAGATCGCGCGTGATGCGACCGACAGCGAAGCACTGACCAAGCTGGCTGGCGCGGTGCGCGAGAGCTTTCACAGCGGCGATCCGACGCTGCTCACTATCGCTGTCACCAAGGAAACCGTGGACGGCATAGCCTTCCGCGTGCTCTCGATCCGCTATCCCTTCACCTTCGTCGTCCCCGGTCTCGCCCAAAGCCCCGTCAGCCTCAATCTGTCGCGGCGCATCCCGATCGGGTGA
- a CDS encoding Flp family type IVb pilin, which yields MKNLLARFARNESGATAIEYGLIAGLISVVLITVMGTIGTGLTTRFTAIGTALTGG from the coding sequence ATGAAAAATCTTCTCGCCCGTTTTGCTCGCAATGAGTCCGGCGCAACCGCCATCGAATACGGCCTGATCGCTGGTCTGATCTCTGTCGTGCTCATCACCGTTATGGGGACCATAGGCACGGGGTTGACCACCAGATTCACCGCTATCGGCACGGCGCTCACAGGCGGCTGA
- a CDS encoding CpaF family protein yields MPSAFAFNELKLLNLGNRATTMFGKKSISEERTAEAAVQPVVENELQAAHAPVQVRKPPQVPATAKPENAEQYYSLKKEIFSALIATIDVAALSNMDGEQARNEIGAIINDIVAAKKAGISMAEQNDLLSDICNDILGYGPLEPLLARDDIADIMVNGANQVFIEVNGRVQETGIRFRDNEQLLNICQRIVSQVGRRVDESSPICDARLGDGSRVNVIAPPLAIDGPTLTIRKFKKEKLTLDQLVRFGSISPEGAEVLKIIGRVRCNVLISGGTGSGKTTLLNCLTGYIDHGERVITCEDAAELQLQQPHVVRLETRPPNIEGQGEITMRNLVKNCLRMRPERIIVGEVRGPEAFDLLQAMNTGHDGSMGTLHANSPREAMARIEAMITMGGSSLPAKTIREMLVSSVDVIVQAARLRDGSRRITHITEVLGMEGEVVTTQDLFVYDILGEDEKGNIIGRHRSTGIGRPAFWDRARYYGEEARLAAALDAAELKAAA; encoded by the coding sequence ATGCCTTCCGCTTTCGCATTCAACGAACTCAAACTTCTCAATCTCGGGAACAGAGCGACAACGATGTTCGGCAAGAAATCCATTTCGGAAGAACGGACAGCCGAAGCAGCGGTCCAGCCCGTCGTCGAAAACGAACTTCAGGCCGCGCACGCCCCTGTCCAAGTTCGGAAGCCACCCCAGGTTCCGGCAACTGCGAAACCCGAGAACGCCGAACAATATTACAGCTTGAAGAAGGAAATCTTCAGCGCCCTCATCGCGACGATCGACGTTGCAGCACTCTCCAATATGGATGGCGAGCAGGCGCGCAACGAAATCGGCGCGATTATAAACGACATCGTCGCGGCCAAGAAGGCCGGCATTTCGATGGCCGAGCAGAACGACCTTCTCAGCGACATTTGCAACGACATCTTGGGTTACGGCCCGCTCGAGCCCCTGCTCGCACGCGACGATATCGCCGACATCATGGTCAATGGCGCAAACCAGGTCTTCATCGAAGTCAACGGCAGGGTGCAGGAGACGGGAATCCGCTTTCGCGACAACGAGCAGCTACTCAATATCTGCCAGCGCATCGTCAGCCAGGTTGGCCGGCGCGTCGACGAATCGAGCCCTATCTGCGACGCGCGTCTGGGCGACGGTTCCCGTGTCAACGTGATTGCGCCTCCGCTGGCAATCGACGGCCCCACGCTGACGATCCGCAAGTTCAAGAAGGAAAAGCTGACCCTCGACCAGTTGGTCCGGTTCGGCTCGATCTCGCCGGAGGGCGCCGAGGTTCTCAAGATCATCGGACGTGTGCGCTGCAACGTCCTCATTTCCGGCGGTACCGGCTCCGGCAAGACAACGCTTCTGAACTGCCTGACCGGCTATATCGACCACGGCGAACGCGTCATCACCTGCGAGGATGCGGCAGAGCTTCAACTGCAGCAACCGCATGTGGTGCGCCTCGAAACGCGGCCGCCGAACATCGAGGGGCAGGGCGAGATCACCATGCGCAACCTCGTGAAGAACTGCCTGCGCATGAGGCCCGAGCGGATCATCGTCGGCGAGGTGCGCGGGCCCGAGGCCTTCGACCTGCTGCAGGCGATGAACACGGGCCACGACGGCTCGATGGGAACGCTCCACGCCAACTCCCCGCGCGAAGCGATGGCACGCATCGAGGCGATGATCACCATGGGCGGGAGCTCGCTGCCGGCCAAGACGATCCGGGAGATGCTCGTCTCGTCAGTCGACGTGATCGTGCAGGCAGCGCGACTTCGCGATGGTTCGCGCCGGATCACCCACATCACCGAAGTGCTCGGCATGGAAGGCGAGGTGGTCACGACGCAGGATCTCTTCGTCTACGACATTCTCGGCGAAGACGAGAAGGGAAACATCATCGGAAGACACCGGTCGACCGGGATAGGTCGGCCGGCATTCTGGGATCGCGCACGCTATTACGGCGAAGAGGCCCGGCTTGCCGCCGCCCTCGACGCGGCGGAATTGAAGGCCGCCGCCTGA